In Gossypium arboreum isolate Shixiya-1 chromosome 3, ASM2569848v2, whole genome shotgun sequence, the sequence GATAATATAGTTATCATCTCTGATATTGTAAACTGCAGCCAGATCTTCCATTAGCAATACCATAAGTTTTTTAACATACGCAATCCTTTTCCCCAAATGGATATTACTTTATAGTATTTTTCTTCCTTCGATCTTCTGCCTCCTTATACCATGGCTAAGTTTAAGGTGTCTGCAGATATCAGTTCTATTACATGTACAACTGAAAGGTGGCCTTGGAATCATAGTTGGCCTTACTCATCAACTGATTCTTGCCAATGCATGTGGACAGGTTTTTGATGGTCATGGAGGAACTGATGCAGCCATATTTATCAGGAAGAATATCCTTAAATTCATAGTTGAAGACTCCCATTTTCCAGTTTGTGTGGAGAAGGCAATCAAGAGTGCTTTTCTGAAAGCTGATTATTCATTTGCAGATGCCAGCTCTCTTGATATATCCTCCGGCACCACTGCATTAATTGCACTTATTTTTGGAAGGTAAGTGAACCACAGATCTGCGATGGTAATTCCTTGTTGGTATTGTTTCCTTAAACCCACTTCTAGCAGCCTTTTTATGGACATGGTTTATTAATTTTGTTCAAAAAGTGATGTAAGGAAAATATAGAAACAGGAAGACAGAAAGCTAATGATTTGAAGAGTTTCCTTCTCTAACATTGCGAGCAATTCTGTAGAAGATTTTCAAGTAAATTGAAACTTGTACGATGTTAAATTGAATGGGGATTTCATTCATCTTAGAAACTTAATATAGAATTCATCATTTGAGGATAAGTATGAAAgccatttataatgaaattgtaATTGCttagtaaaaaaatatatatagagGTAGAGGACAACTTATGTTTCTGTCTCTACTTTTAGCATCAGCATGATATGTTAGTCCCCTGGTGTATTTAACATTATGCATGGTCAAATCTGAACTCAAAAGTATTTTACATCCACTTTGTAGGACCTTGATAATTGCAAATGCTGGGGATTGTCGAGCTGTGTTGGGAAGGCGAGGTAGAGCAATTGAAATGTCCAAGGACCACAAACCTAACTGCACAAGTGAAAGACGAAGAATTGAGAAACTTGGGGGAGTCATTTATGATGGTTACCTGAATGGTCAACTGTCTGTGGCACGAGCACTTGGTGATTGGCACATGAAGGGGCCAAAAGGATCTGCCTGTCCTTTAAGTGCAGAGCCAGAGCTGCAAGAGACAGAGTTAAGTGAGGAGGATGAATTCTTGATAATGGGATGTGATGGGCTGTGGGATGTTATGAGTAGCCAGTGTGCAGTGACTATGGCAAGGAAGGAGCTGATGCTTCATAATGATCCTGAAAGATGTTCAAGAGAGCTTGTGAGGGAGGCACTGAAACGCAACACTTGTGATAATTTAACAGTAATTGTGGTTTGTTTCTCCACTGACCCTCCGCCTCGAATAGAAATACCACAGTTCCGTGTTCGGAGGAGCATATCAGCGGAAGGGCTGAATTTTCTAAAGGGTGTGCTGGATAGTAACTGATGAAACAGTGGATAGATGAAAAGAGGTTGTACATGAAGGCATTGGAGGGCAAAATTGGCAGGCTGCAGGCTAACATTCTATCCTCCTTCAAGGACATGCTTATCATGTGATTCTTTATGAGTTTCTAAATCCTGTACATCTGAGATAACTCATGTTGTACGGA encodes:
- the LOC108465649 gene encoding probable protein phosphatase 2C 27, producing the protein MAADMDISAPCQIVEDSYSKDNLSDMDNENLDNVKRVPLGKPPRHLSVMRHSMGSAKLIAEANLELDIGIIVHKSSSDEKNEFLPVLRSGSCAEIGPKQYMEDEHICIDDLIGHLGTTAEFPSPGAFYGVFDGHGGTDAAIFIRKNILKFIVEDSHFPVCVEKAIKSAFLKADYSFADASSLDISSGTTALIALIFGRTLIIANAGDCRAVLGRRGRAIEMSKDHKPNCTSERRRIEKLGGVIYDGYLNGQLSVARALGDWHMKGPKGSACPLSAEPELQETELSEEDEFLIMGCDGLWDVMSSQCAVTMARKELMLHNDPERCSRELVREALKRNTCDNLTVIVVCFSTDPPPRIEIPQFRVRRSISAEGLNFLKGVLDSN